A stretch of DNA from Methanogenium sp. S4BF:
TTCACGGCGATGTTACGTATGTAAATGAGGGTGAGCAGTTTGAGGCGTTTCGCAGTGAGACTCTTGCCCGGATGCCGAACGTGCCGGCAAAAGGGATGCTTGTCATTAAAATTACTGATGTCTTCACCTGTGCAGCAGGGCCCGGCGCCGGTAATAAGATCATCTGAAACCGGCGAATTTCCCGTAAAATCTTTTTTTGCGCAGCAGAATGCACTTTCCGTATGAATGGCGGTCGTTCCCTTTCAGGGCCGGGTATGTGGGGATGGGTGAAAGAAATGGGTTGTGTGTTTCAGGTGCCTGCATGAATGCGGTGCAGAATTTCGACGAGCATCTGCACGTCACGTGGGGGTTCATAACCGGCCTCGTCCCAGAGTGCTGCGGTCTCCAAAGGCTGGCCGGATGTTTTCATGAGGGTGTCTGCCCTGTCTCCCGTGTATTCCCGGATGATCTCTGCTGTCAGACGGACTGCGATCATCTCATCCGGCTCATCCGGGGGAGAATTCCCGGATACACGGGCTGCCGCACGGAACCGTTTCGGATTCGTGATGCGGTATCCTGTGGATTCTGTGCTATTTGTAAATGACGTTTGTGTCATTATATTGACATTGGCGTCACCTATATTTATCAATTACTGACGTGAGTGTCATTTATTTGGGTGGACGACATATCTGTTCATATACTATGCCACGTGTTGCTCCCGGATATAAAGAGGATGTACGCCGCCGCATTATGAGGGCGGCACTGGAAGAAGTCAATGCCTGTGGCCTGCAGGCGCTTCGAATGGAGGATGTGGCTGCACGCGTTGGTATCTCCCGTGCTGCGCTCTATAATTATTTCAGTGACAAAGAAGCCCTTCTTGGCGCAATTATTCATGAGATGCAGGAAGAAGGGATGTCTGTTCTTGAGGACACCTTCCAGGAGAAATCTTTTAAGGACGCCCTCTCCTTTATCTTTGAACTGATGGTCCTCTCCGCACAGGAGATGCCCGGGGTTGAAGCCGAACTCTTCAGCATCGCCTCCCGTACTCCGAAGATTCAGTGTTTAATGCATTCTACCTTTGAAGACGGACTTCTGAAACTCTCCGGACTTATTGAGGAAGGACAGAAGGGCGGGGAGATTGTATCTGCCGGTGATCCCCGCTGTCTTGCTGAGATCGTGATGTACACGCTCGGGGGGCTGAAGCATGCGATCATCTTTGGATCTGATACCGCTGTTCTGAAGACGCGCTGGAATGCCATGACGGAGCTGCTTTTTTTTACCGAAGAAAAACCGGGCGACTGAAAGGTTTTTCCCTCTCTGTTTCCCTCTCCTTTTCCCCTCTCTTTTTTTCATCAGCCTTTTTCCTGCAAATTCTGATTTGTATCCATCTTTTCCGCATGTAATGTGCCGTTGTTGTACCCTGTATACTATTCGGGGGAAGTAATTCTGCACAAAAGGGGGAAATACTCAAAAATGGTGAATGAGCATCCCGGACGTGAAAGCAACCGGGGGATTTATGGGACTGGTGAGACTCATCATGTACCGGTATGGAACGATGGAGATTTTTTCTCCATTCTGTTTATGGCGTCTGGAGGTTCATACGCGGGGATTCCGGGCAGCAGGGATCGTTTCTGTGATATGTGTGTGGTTAGGGGATTACAGAAAAGACCCGGATATTATTCTCATTCAGAATAATGTGCCGCCTGATATAATCCGGCTTCTGTGGTCTGTAGGTTGGTGGTTTTGTGTTTACAGGCGTGTTCCCTGAAACAGTCTGATTGGTTGCTCATCCCGATATTCCGGGTGCCATTCATTGATGACAATTATGTCACCAATATGACATCTGCGTCATTTATATTTATTTTTTACTGACACTCGTGTCATCGTCTTGTTTGTCTCTTCCCCGGATGCATCCCACGTCCCGATGAGGCTGTACGTGGCAGTAATGACATGTGCTCCATGACAGGGGAGCGCTGACTCCTAAAAATTGGATTATTTCAGGGAATTATCCTATTTCAGTCCATGCTGCCACTTTTAAATCCATCCAGATCAAGTGTCACATGTCGAAATCCCAGGGTATGGAATGCCCTGCTGATGGCGTCCCGGAGAACAAAGATCCGTTCTGCGGATTCGGGATCAGTCTCGATACGTGCCACATCGGCGTGGACCCGGACCCGCACCTGCCGGGCCCCGGCAGCAACGATCACCTCTTCTGCCCGGGAGATGCGGGCGAGAAGCTGTGGGTCAAGACACTCGCCATAGGTGATTCGTGTGGCGAGGCAGGACGCAGATGGCTTTGCATATTCCGGTATCGAATGCATCTTTGCGATGGCCCGGATGTCATCTTTGGTAATACC
This window harbors:
- a CDS encoding TetR/AcrR family transcriptional regulator, with protein sequence MPRVAPGYKEDVRRRIMRAALEEVNACGLQALRMEDVAARVGISRAALYNYFSDKEALLGAIIHEMQEEGMSVLEDTFQEKSFKDALSFIFELMVLSAQEMPGVEAELFSIASRTPKIQCLMHSTFEDGLLKLSGLIEEGQKGGEIVSAGDPRCLAEIVMYTLGGLKHAIIFGSDTAVLKTRWNAMTELLFFTEEKPGD